In the Paraburkholderia acidisoli genome, CTCTCCGACGTCGCTCGCATGCGGCTCGGCAACGGCATCACGCTGCGGCGCACACGCGAGGGCATCGAGCCGGCCTTACGGCAGGCGGTGGACGAATTGCGGCTCGCGCATCCCGGTCGGCGGATCGACGCGAACTTCGCGCTCGCGCATAGTGTGGAAGCCGACCCGGTGTATCTCGCACGGCTGCTCACGAATCTCGTGAAGAACGCACTGAGCTACGGCTCGCAAACCGAACCCGTCGCTATCGACATCGCCTCGACCGAAACGCGCTTCACGCTCGCGGTCGCGAACCAGGGCACCCCTATTCCGCACGACGACATCCAGCGCCTGTTCGAGCCGTTCACACGCGGCCGCGCCTCCACCGACCAGCGCGGCCTGGGACTCGGCCTGTATATCGTGGCCGAAATCGCGCGTGCGCATGGCGGCACGATCGACGTGACATCGACGCAAAAGGAAACGTGTTTCCGCTTCAGCATGCCGGTGGTCTGAGCGGGCGGCGGCATGGCGACGGATGCGGGCAACGCTAGGGAATATTCAGTTCCTCGTACAGCCGGTAGATGAGCGCGAGAATCTCCTGTAGATCCCGCGATTCGTCGAGCGCGCGCGTGCTCATGATGATGGGCGACACGAGTGTCGGGTCGTCGAGTTCCATGTAGCTGACGTCGTCGCGCTTCAGCCCGTACACGCTGCCCGGCACCACCGAGACACCTTCGCCCGCGGCCACGAGGCCCAGCGCGATCTGCAACTCGCGAACTTCATAAATCCGCCGAGGCTTGAGCGCACGCTCCTCGAAAGCGGCCAACACCTGGTCCGCGTAGCTCGGCCGAGGCGACTTCGGGAAAATGATCAACGTCTCGTTCAGCAGGTCGCGCAGCGAGAGTATCGGCTTCGCGAGCGACAGCGGATGTCCCTGGGGAAGCGCGGCAATCAACTTCTCTTCACGCAAGACCACACGGCGTATGTTCACGTCCTCGGTGCGGATCCGGCCGAAGCCGACGTCGATGCGCCCTTCCTTCAGCGCCCGCAGCTGGTCCATCGTCGACATCTCGTGAAGGCTCAGCTCGACGGTCGGATTCTCATCGCGAAAGCGCCGGATGATCTTGGGAAGCAGACCATACAAGGTCGACCCGACAAAACCCACGGACAGGCTGCGTTCGATGTTCCCCACTCGGCGCGTCATCGACTCGAGCTCGGCAGTCTGAGCCAGCAGTTGCGAGGCATGGCTGTAAAAGAACTTGCCGGTCTCGGTCAGCTTGAGCGGACGCGAACCCCGTTCGAGCAGTTGCACGCCTAGCGTCTCTTCGAGCTGCTGTATCTGCCGGCTCAAAGGCGGCTGCGCGATGTTCAGTCGTTCAGCTGCACGCGTGAAATTCTTCTCCTCCGCCACCGCCACGAAGTAGCGAAGATGCCGCAGTTCCATGTTCATACCTCGGAGGTATAGAGCAATACTAAATGGGTGTTGGACTGCCGGCCTTCACCTCCACTATTCTGCGAAAACCCTGCAGTTTCGTCGTCAGATTATACCTTCAAGACATACAACGACGGCATGAAAAACAAGGGTAAACCCCAGCGGGGTAGCGCGAATTTTCAGCTCGTCTTCGGGCCGCGACTTCTCCTCACGAATTTTTTGAACCGATGCGCAGGGCTGCTCCACGAAGCCCGCCCAGGAGACAACGTATGTCTGCAATCATCGATAAAACCCAGCAACTCGACGATCTGCTGAGTCACGCCGTTCAGGACGATAAGGAGAACGGTGTATTCCGTTGCCGCCGCGACATCTTCACCAACGCCGACCTCTACGAACTCGAGATGAAGCACATCTTCGAGAGCAACTGGGTCTACCTGGCGCACGAAAGCCAGGTGCCCAACAACAACGACTACTACACCACGTGGATGGGTCGCCAGCCCATTGTCATCACGCGCGACAAGACCGGCGAACTTCATGCGGTCATCAACGCCTGCGCGCACAAAGGCGCGATGCTCTGCCGCCGCAAACACGGCAATAAAGGCAGCTTCACGTGCCCGTTTCACGGCTGGACCTTCTCCAATGCCGGCAAGCTGCTGAAAGTCAAAGACGAGAAAACGACCGAGTACCCGGTGCAGTTCAACCAGGCAGGCTCGCATGACCTGAAGAAGATTGCGCGCTTCCAGAACTACCGCGGCTTCCTGTTCGGCAGCCTGAGCGAAGACGTGATGCCGCTCGAAGACTATCTCGGCGAGGCCCGGGTCATCATCGACCAGATCGTCTCGCAGGCGCCCGGCGGACTCGAAGTGTTGCGCGGCAACTCCTCGTACATCTACGACGGCAACTGGAAGATGCAGATGGAGAACGGCTGCGACGGGTACCACGTCAGCACCGTGCACTGGAACTACTCGGCCACCATGGGCCGGCGCAAGGTGGAAGGAACGAAGGCGGTCGATGCGAACGGCTGGAGCAAATCGGTGGCGGGTGTGTATGGCTTCGAGCACGGCCACATCCTGCTATGGACCAACACGATGAATCCCGAAGTGCGCCCCGTCTACGAACACCGCGAGGAGATCGCGGCTCGCGTGGGCGAGGACAAGGCGAAGTACATCGTCAATCAGACACGCAACCTGTGTCTGTATCCCAACGTGTTCCTGATGGACCAGTTCAGCACGCAGATTCGGGTGGTCCGTCCCATTGGCGTCGACAAAACCGAAGTCAGCATCTTCTGCTTCGCGCCGAAAGGCGAGAGCCCGGAGAGTCGCGCCACGCGCATCCGCCAGTACGAAGACTTTTTCAACGTCTCGGGCATGGGCACGAGCGACGACCTCGAAGAGTTCCGTGCTTGCCAGGCCGGTTATGCCAGCACGACCTCGATGTGGAACGACATGTCGCGCGGCGCGCCGCTGTGGATTCACGGGCCGGACGAGAACGCCAGGGGAATGGGTTTGAATCCGCTCATCTCGGGCGAGCGCAGCGAAGACGAAGGTCTCTTCGTGGTTCAGCACGAATACTGGATGCAGGTGATGCGTGAAGCCCTGCGTAAAGAACAGGCCGAGGCAAGCGTATGAGCATCGACTATCCGGCACTGTGTCGCGCGCTCTACCAAGAGGCGCGCTTTCTCGACGACCGCCAGTGGGACGAGTGGCTGGCGTGCTACACGGAAGATGTGACTTACTGGATGCCCGCCTGGG is a window encoding:
- a CDS encoding LysR family transcriptional regulator, with the translated sequence MELRHLRYFVAVAEEKNFTRAAERLNIAQPPLSRQIQQLEETLGVQLLERGSRPLKLTETGKFFYSHASQLLAQTAELESMTRRVGNIERSLSVGFVGSTLYGLLPKIIRRFRDENPTVELSLHEMSTMDQLRALKEGRIDVGFGRIRTEDVNIRRVVLREEKLIAALPQGHPLSLAKPILSLRDLLNETLIIFPKSPRPSYADQVLAAFEERALKPRRIYEVRELQIALGLVAAGEGVSVVPGSVYGLKRDDVSYMELDDPTLVSPIIMSTRALDESRDLQEILALIYRLYEELNIP
- a CDS encoding Rieske 2Fe-2S domain-containing protein encodes the protein MSAIIDKTQQLDDLLSHAVQDDKENGVFRCRRDIFTNADLYELEMKHIFESNWVYLAHESQVPNNNDYYTTWMGRQPIVITRDKTGELHAVINACAHKGAMLCRRKHGNKGSFTCPFHGWTFSNAGKLLKVKDEKTTEYPVQFNQAGSHDLKKIARFQNYRGFLFGSLSEDVMPLEDYLGEARVIIDQIVSQAPGGLEVLRGNSSYIYDGNWKMQMENGCDGYHVSTVHWNYSATMGRRKVEGTKAVDANGWSKSVAGVYGFEHGHILLWTNTMNPEVRPVYEHREEIAARVGEDKAKYIVNQTRNLCLYPNVFLMDQFSTQIRVVRPIGVDKTEVSIFCFAPKGESPESRATRIRQYEDFFNVSGMGTSDDLEEFRACQAGYASTTSMWNDMSRGAPLWIHGPDENARGMGLNPLISGERSEDEGLFVVQHEYWMQVMREALRKEQAEASV